In one window of Azotobacter salinestris DNA:
- the mgtE gene encoding magnesium transporter, translating to MTEVEAKKQQESLQERLAQVVDLLHRHKLVEHLTHRQEGAHHDLVENLVHRQNLAELQRKLDELHPADIAYILEALPLGERLSVWQLVKAERDGDILLEVSDAVRESLIADMDDHELIAAARELGADELADLAHELPRDVVYELMESLDAQQRERVRSALSYEEDQVGALMDFEMVTIREDVSLEVVLRYLRRLKELPGHTDKLFVVDYDGMLKGVLPIKRLLVSDPERQVSEVMALDPVCFHPEEDAYDAAQAFERYDLVSAPVVDRDGKLIGRLTIDAMVDLIREEGESEVLNMAGLREEEDIFASVWKSVGNRWAWLAVNLVTAFVASRVIGLFENSIEKLVALAALMPIVAGIGGNSGNQTITMIVRAMALGQINTGNTARLLIKELGVALINGLVWGGVIGMVAGILYGSWSLAAVMTGAMTLNLLMAALMGVLIPMTLARLGRDPAMGASVMITAMTDSGGFFIFLGLATLFLL from the coding sequence ATGACTGAAGTTGAAGCCAAGAAACAGCAGGAAAGTCTGCAGGAGCGTCTCGCTCAAGTTGTGGACCTGCTGCACCGGCACAAGCTGGTTGAGCACCTGACTCATCGCCAGGAGGGAGCGCACCATGATCTGGTCGAGAACCTGGTGCACCGGCAAAACCTGGCGGAGCTGCAGCGCAAACTCGACGAGCTTCATCCTGCAGACATCGCCTATATCCTCGAAGCCCTTCCTCTTGGCGAGCGCCTGAGTGTCTGGCAGCTGGTCAAGGCCGAGCGTGACGGCGACATCCTTCTTGAAGTGTCCGATGCAGTCCGCGAATCGCTGATCGCTGACATGGATGATCACGAGCTGATCGCTGCTGCCAGGGAGCTGGGAGCCGATGAGCTTGCGGACCTGGCCCACGAGCTGCCGCGGGATGTGGTCTACGAGCTGATGGAGTCCCTCGATGCTCAGCAGCGTGAGAGGGTGCGCTCGGCGCTCTCCTATGAAGAGGATCAGGTTGGCGCGCTGATGGATTTCGAGATGGTTACCATCCGCGAAGACGTCAGCCTGGAAGTGGTATTGCGCTATCTGCGGCGCCTGAAGGAGCTGCCTGGACACACCGACAAGCTGTTTGTGGTGGATTATGACGGGATGCTGAAAGGCGTATTGCCGATCAAGCGTCTGCTGGTCAGCGACCCCGAGCGACAGGTCTCCGAAGTCATGGCGCTCGATCCTGTGTGCTTTCATCCCGAAGAGGATGCCTACGATGCCGCCCAGGCCTTCGAGCGTTATGATCTGGTCTCGGCGCCCGTGGTGGACAGGGATGGCAAGCTGATCGGTCGTCTGACCATTGATGCCATGGTCGATCTGATCCGTGAGGAAGGTGAGAGCGAAGTGCTGAACATGGCCGGCTTGCGTGAGGAGGAGGATATCTTCGCCTCGGTGTGGAAGTCGGTCGGCAACCGCTGGGCATGGCTTGCGGTGAATCTGGTCACCGCCTTCGTCGCTTCGCGCGTGATCGGTCTGTTCGAGAACTCCATCGAGAAGCTGGTGGCTTTGGCGGCGCTGATGCCGATCGTCGCGGGCATCGGTGGCAACTCCGGCAACCAGACGATCACCATGATCGTTCGTGCCATGGCTCTGGGGCAGATCAATACGGGAAATACGGCCCGTTTGTTGATCAAGGAGCTTGGGGTGGCGCTGATCAACGGGCTGGTCTGGGGCGGGGTGATCGGCATGGTGGCGGGCATTCTTTATGGAAGTTGGTCGCTGGCTGCGGTAATGACGGGCGCAATGACCCTGAATCTGCTGATGGCCGCCCTGATGGGGGTGTTGATTCCCATGACGTTGGCCAGACTCGGGCGCGATCCGGCCATGGGTGCCAGTGTGATGATCACGGCCATGACGGACAGTGGCGGTTTCTTCATCTTCCTGGGATTGGCCACCTTGTTCTTGCTTTGA
- a CDS encoding Arc family DNA-binding protein, with protein sequence MQPMKQAIYSSRTADKFVVRLPDGMRERIADVARNHHRSMNSEIIARLEQSLLQEDALGDDLSLRLDSPELSLHERELLQRFRQLTRRQQNALVALIAQDSELATEGMTAEQ encoded by the coding sequence ATGCAACCTATGAAACAGGCAATCTACTCCAGCCGCACAGCTGACAAATTCGTCGTTCGTCTACCCGATGGCATGCGTGAGCGTATCGCAGATGTGGCACGCAACCATCATCGCAGCATGAACTCGGAAATCATTGCCCGCCTGGAGCAAAGCCTGCTTCAGGAAGACGCCTTGGGCGACGACCTGAGCCTGCGCCTGGACAGCCCCGAGCTTTCCCTGCACGAACGGGAGCTGCTACAGCGCTTCCGGCAGTTGACCCGACGCCAGCAGAATGCCTTGGTCGCCCTGATTGCGCAGGACAGCGAACTCGCGACCGAAGGCATGACCGCCGAGCAATAG